A window from Halomicrobium urmianum encodes these proteins:
- a CDS encoding Gfo/Idh/MocA family protein has translation MEPVSVGVLGCGTISDAYLSGNDRFDAFEVTACADLDVDRTADAAEEYGLRARTVDELAVDDDVEAVVNLTPPGAHAETCRRLLEAGKHVYVEKPLATTTDEATAIIDAADEADRLIGSAPDTFLGAGLQTCRRLIDDGRIGEPVGATAVWTSGGHESWHPNPDFYYKEGAGPLFDMGPYYVTALVSLLGPASRVTGSVTRASDERTITSEPRHGETIDVEVPTHESGIVEFEDGTTANLLTSFDAPGGSTLPSPAFEIYGTEGTLALPDPNHFEGPVRVRNAGGEAFETVELSHRYTAGRGAGVADLARAIRGDWAHRTSGDLARHVLSVLSGIRRSSETGEHVAIDPDCRRPEPLPAAFPDDRSE, from the coding sequence ATGGAACCCGTCTCTGTCGGCGTGCTCGGCTGCGGAACGATCAGCGACGCGTACCTCTCCGGGAACGACCGCTTCGACGCCTTCGAGGTCACGGCCTGCGCGGACCTCGACGTGGACCGCACTGCGGACGCGGCCGAGGAGTACGGCCTGCGGGCGCGAACCGTCGACGAACTGGCGGTCGACGACGACGTCGAGGCCGTGGTCAACCTGACGCCGCCGGGGGCCCACGCGGAGACCTGCCGCCGGCTCCTGGAGGCCGGCAAGCACGTCTACGTCGAGAAGCCGCTGGCGACGACGACGGACGAGGCGACGGCCATCATCGACGCCGCCGACGAGGCCGACCGCCTGATCGGCTCCGCGCCCGACACCTTCCTCGGGGCGGGCCTCCAGACCTGCCGGCGGCTGATCGACGACGGTCGGATCGGGGAGCCCGTCGGCGCGACCGCGGTCTGGACCTCAGGCGGGCACGAGTCCTGGCACCCGAACCCGGACTTCTACTACAAGGAGGGTGCCGGCCCCCTGTTCGACATGGGCCCGTACTACGTGACCGCGCTCGTCTCGCTGCTGGGTCCGGCCAGTCGCGTGACGGGATCCGTGACGCGGGCGTCCGACGAGCGGACGATCACGAGCGAGCCCCGCCACGGCGAAACCATCGACGTCGAGGTGCCGACCCACGAGTCGGGGATCGTCGAGTTCGAGGACGGGACGACCGCGAACCTGCTCACGAGCTTCGACGCCCCGGGCGGATCGACGCTCCCGTCACCGGCGTTCGAGATCTACGGGACGGAGGGGACGCTCGCGCTGCCCGACCCCAACCACTTCGAGGGGCCGGTCCGGGTCCGGAACGCGGGCGGCGAGGCCTTCGAGACGGTCGAACTGAGCCACCGGTACACGGCGGGCCGGGGGGCCGGCGTCGCCGACCTGGCCCGGGCGATCCGCGGTGACTGGGCCCACCGGACGAGCGGGGACCTCGCGCGCCACGTCCTCTCGGTGCTGTCGGGGATCCGCCGGTCCTCGGAGACGGGCGAACACGTCGCGATCGATCCGGACTGCCGGCGCCCCGAGCCGCTGCCGGCGGCATTCCCGGACGACCGGTCGGAGTGA
- a CDS encoding ThuA domain-containing protein, whose protein sequence is MVVRSVFAIGGDRFPFHRFEDRGPEIAAAVDGVADVTLTTDRDDLVDLAGYDAVLDYTTDSTLTDEQRDGLLSFVADGGGYVGLHCAADLTSTAADDPGELIGSRDEPFPELRDLVGGHFLTHPEQTRFDVRVVDHYHPITADLDDVTVWDEPYVVDVDDDVRVLARVDHPDHADVPVAWTKPYGDGRVFYCSLGHGTPAVTNEGVRALLRNGVQWAAGD, encoded by the coding sequence ATGGTAGTACGTTCCGTTTTCGCGATCGGTGGCGACCGCTTCCCGTTCCACCGCTTCGAGGACCGCGGTCCCGAGATCGCCGCGGCGGTGGACGGCGTCGCCGACGTGACGCTGACGACCGACAGGGACGACCTCGTCGACCTCGCGGGGTACGACGCCGTCCTGGACTACACGACCGACAGCACGCTGACCGACGAGCAGCGCGACGGCCTGCTGTCGTTCGTCGCGGACGGCGGCGGATACGTCGGCCTCCACTGCGCCGCCGACCTCACCAGCACGGCCGCCGACGATCCGGGCGAACTCATCGGCTCCCGGGACGAACCGTTCCCCGAGCTCAGGGACCTCGTCGGCGGCCACTTCCTGACCCATCCCGAACAGACGCGGTTCGACGTGCGCGTCGTCGACCACTACCATCCGATCACGGCCGACCTGGACGACGTCACCGTCTGGGACGAGCCGTACGTCGTCGACGTCGACGACGACGTGCGCGTGCTCGCGCGGGTGGACCATCCGGACCACGCCGACGTGCCCGTCGCGTGGACGAAACCCTACGGTGACGGACGGGTATTCTACTGCTCGCTCGGCCACGGGACCCCTGCCGTGACGAACGAAGGCGTCCGGGCGTTGCTCCGGAACGGCGTCCAGTGGGCCGCGGGGGACTGA
- a CDS encoding IclR family transcriptional regulator — translation MTENAYRVSTTETSFRIVEAIRDEPGSGVSQLARDLDLSKGAVHKHLQTLADLGYLVREDDGYYLSNRFLSLGVRARKRLPLELIRPVVRGLTDTTGHIANFIAHENDRGVYALRIEPTEDMPTGIAEGEVAPLHATAGGKAILAFLPDEERADVLDSSGLSEYTDKTITDRRELERELRSVRDRRVAFDREEFQVGHQCVASPVIGRDGEPVGAVSVTGSDYHMSGKRLEEDVTGLVTSAAKSIENDLLSR, via the coding sequence ATGACCGAGAACGCGTACCGGGTTTCGACGACGGAAACGAGCTTCCGGATCGTGGAGGCCATCCGGGACGAACCCGGATCCGGGGTGAGCCAGCTGGCCCGCGACCTGGACCTGTCGAAGGGGGCGGTTCACAAGCACCTCCAGACGCTAGCGGACCTGGGCTACCTCGTCCGGGAGGACGACGGCTACTACCTCAGTAACCGGTTCCTGAGCCTCGGCGTCCGCGCCCGCAAGCGACTGCCGCTGGAGCTCATCCGGCCCGTCGTGCGGGGCCTCACGGACACGACCGGCCACATCGCGAACTTCATCGCTCACGAGAACGACCGCGGCGTGTACGCCCTCCGGATCGAGCCGACCGAAGACATGCCGACCGGTATCGCCGAGGGGGAAGTGGCGCCGCTGCACGCGACCGCCGGCGGCAAGGCCATCCTCGCCTTCCTGCCCGACGAGGAGCGGGCGGACGTGCTCGACAGTTCCGGGCTGTCGGAGTACACAGACAAGACGATCACCGACCGCCGGGAGCTGGAGCGGGAGCTGCGATCGGTCCGCGACAGGCGCGTCGCCTTCGACCGGGAGGAGTTCCAGGTGGGCCACCAGTGCGTCGCGTCGCCGGTCATCGGCCGGGACGGCGAGCCCGTCGGCGCCGTCAGCGTGACCGGCAGCGACTACCACATGTCCGGCAAGCGCCTGGAGGAAGACGTCACCGGGCTGGTCACCAGCGCCGCCAAATCGATCGAAAACGACCTGCTTTCCCGGTGA
- the dgoD gene encoding galactonate dehydratase — protein MSSDTSRGPEQSRIADYELFEVPPRWLFLRVETADGTVGWGEPVVEGRAKTVRAAVEELMDNYLLGEDPADIEDHWQTMYRGGFYRGGPVLMSAIAGVDQALWDIKGKQMGAPVHELLGGNARNRVRVYQWIGGDRPSEVADEARQKVDAGFTALKMNATEEMERVDDPATVQAAVDRLREVREAVGDEVDVGVDFHGRVTKPMAKRLAAALEPYEPMFLEEPVLPGHNDALPDIAAKTSIPIATGERMYSRWDFKQVFENGAVDVIQPDLSHAGGITEVNKIASMAEAYDVALAPHCPLGPVALASCIQVDACSPNALIQEQSLNIHYNDTGDVLDYLADPSVFEYRDGYVQIPEEPGLGIEINEEHVRRQAEKTVDWHNPVWRHEDGSVAEW, from the coding sequence ATGAGTTCTGATACGTCCCGCGGTCCAGAGCAGAGCCGCATCGCCGATTACGAACTGTTCGAGGTTCCGCCGCGGTGGCTGTTCCTCCGGGTAGAGACGGCCGACGGGACGGTGGGCTGGGGCGAGCCCGTCGTGGAGGGCCGCGCGAAGACCGTCCGGGCCGCCGTCGAGGAGTTGATGGACAACTACCTGCTGGGCGAGGACCCGGCGGACATCGAGGACCACTGGCAGACGATGTACCGCGGCGGGTTCTACCGCGGCGGGCCGGTGCTCATGTCGGCCATCGCGGGCGTCGACCAGGCGCTGTGGGACATCAAGGGCAAGCAGATGGGTGCCCCCGTCCACGAACTGCTCGGCGGTAACGCGCGGAACCGCGTCCGCGTCTACCAGTGGATCGGCGGCGACCGCCCCAGCGAGGTCGCCGACGAGGCCCGCCAGAAGGTCGATGCGGGCTTCACCGCCCTCAAGATGAACGCGACAGAGGAGATGGAACGCGTCGACGACCCCGCAACGGTCCAGGCGGCGGTCGACAGGCTCCGGGAGGTCCGCGAAGCGGTGGGCGACGAGGTCGACGTCGGCGTCGACTTCCACGGCCGCGTGACCAAACCCATGGCCAAGCGCCTCGCCGCCGCGCTGGAGCCCTACGAGCCGATGTTCCTCGAGGAACCCGTCCTCCCCGGACACAACGACGCGCTCCCCGACATCGCGGCGAAGACGAGCATCCCGATCGCCACCGGCGAGCGGATGTACTCCCGGTGGGACTTCAAGCAGGTCTTCGAGAACGGCGCGGTGGACGTGATCCAGCCCGACCTCTCCCACGCTGGCGGCATCACCGAGGTCAACAAGATCGCGTCCATGGCCGAGGCCTACGACGTGGCGCTGGCGCCCCACTGCCCGCTCGGACCCGTCGCGCTCGCGTCCTGCATCCAGGTCGACGCCTGCTCGCCCAACGCGCTCATTCAGGAGCAGAGCCTCAACATCCACTACAACGACACGGGCGACGTGCTGGACTACCTCGCCGACCCGTCCGTGTTCGAGTACCGCGACGGCTACGTCCAGATCCCGGAGGAGCCGGGGCTGGGCATCGAGATCAACGAGGAACACGTCCGCCGGCAGGCCGAGAAGACCGTCGACTGGCACAACCCCGTCTGGCGCCACGAGGACGGCAGCGTCGCCGAGTGGTAG
- a CDS encoding SDR family NAD(P)-dependent oxidoreductase: protein MPSSDPTANAVPNRHEDSVVIVTGSTRGIGEGVARRFAAEGASVVVTGRSTDDGEAVAEDIRSAGGEATFVRADMRDPAEIEALIEHAADEYGRIDVLVNNAGVQTETTATDATMDDWAFVLETDFRSFWLCAKHAVEHMPEGGTVLNTSSNHAFLTMPGIFPYNAVKAGINGMTRAMALDLGPEGITVNTINPGWIEIERTRAELGDDYEYTEDIHPVGRLGTPADVAGLAAFLASDDATFITGESVLIDGGRSQVMQDDVFLDYRRGEE from the coding sequence ATGCCTTCGAGCGACCCGACAGCGAACGCCGTACCGAACAGACACGAAGACAGCGTCGTGATCGTCACCGGTTCGACCCGCGGCATCGGCGAGGGCGTCGCCCGGCGGTTCGCCGCCGAGGGAGCCTCGGTCGTCGTCACCGGCCGCTCGACCGACGACGGCGAGGCGGTCGCCGAGGACATCCGGTCGGCCGGTGGCGAGGCGACGTTCGTCAGGGCGGACATGCGCGACCCCGCAGAGATCGAGGCCCTCATCGAGCACGCCGCCGACGAGTACGGCCGGATCGACGTCCTCGTCAACAACGCGGGCGTCCAGACCGAGACGACCGCGACGGACGCGACGATGGACGACTGGGCGTTCGTCCTCGAGACGGACTTCCGGTCGTTCTGGCTCTGTGCGAAACACGCCGTCGAGCACATGCCCGAGGGCGGGACCGTCCTGAACACGTCCTCGAACCACGCGTTCCTGACGATGCCCGGTATCTTCCCCTACAACGCCGTAAAGGCGGGGATCAACGGCATGACCCGGGCGATGGCGCTGGACCTCGGTCCGGAGGGGATCACCGTCAACACGATCAACCCCGGCTGGATCGAGATCGAGCGGACGCGGGCGGAACTCGGCGACGACTACGAGTACACCGAGGACATCCATCCCGTGGGCCGTCTCGGCACGCCCGCAGACGTGGCCGGGCTCGCCGCGTTCCTGGCCAGCGACGACGCGACGTTCATCACCGGCGAGAGCGTCCTGATCGACGGCGGCCGGTCGCAGGTGATGCAGGACGACGTGTTCCTCGATTATCGGCGCGGGGAGGAGTGA
- a CDS encoding glycoside hydrolase family 2 TIM barrel-domain containing protein, whose product MDDWTDPETIGRNRLEPHTDVLPYPDRQGAVASDRAASPWITSLNGQWRFDLVPTPSDAPEGFADPAFDIGDWDDIEVPLNWQAAGYGDPHYTNVVYPFPVDPPNVPTENPTASYRRTFHVDEDWTDRQVRLHFEGVDSAFHLWVNGERVGYSEGARLPSEFDVSEHVEPGENTVAVRVYKWSNGSYLEDQDMWWLSGIFRDTYAYAVPETHVADVDVRTDLDDEYADGHLRADVDLANAGDAAETATLDAELRDPDGATVAEFEATAGVDVGETTTVTLETDVEAPDLWTAETPDCYDLVVSLRDEGGEVTETVAETVGFREVAIEDGQFLVNGEAVTIRGVNRHDFHPDRGRNVPVETMREDVELMKRHNVNAVRTAHYPNDSRFYDLCDEYGLYVVDETDLECHGMELAPDTPHLSDAPEWEATYVDRMVRMLERDKNHPSVVIWSLGNESDFGSNHVAMAEETRERDPTRPIHYEPDEEQEVSDVVGPMYPPWDQLEAWAAEDEYEHPVILCEYAHAMGNGPGNLAEYWDLFYEHDRLQGGFVWDWLDQGLRQTTDDGEEWFAYGGDFGDEPNDANFNINGLVLPDRTPSPGLVEYRKVIEPVALSAGDPGRAEVAVENRYDFRSLDHLRADWRVEADGRVVESGTLDLPAVAPGESAVVEAPVDPDELDGDAEYVLTVETSLAGETRWAPAGHTVATGQFELPTGGEPAVPSAESAPLSCEATEEGIVVSNAHFELVFDDTYGVVDSFTYRGRDLLTDGPEIGLWRAPTDNDRGLPLSRTFLSAMTEAALGDGRVDPMDVRTVGFSQLWREHELDDLRFRADAVDYDVSGEERVEITVEGRLAPPIFDHGFRAEQVYTVRDTGAVAVETRIEPEGDLSVLPSLPRVGLDLTLPDDFDRVTWYGRGPGESYVDSKQSSLVGRYERDVSDLHTPYVRPQANGNRTDVRWVAFTDQRGVGLYVTGDSLLDVTAHRYATDDLEAADHVHEVPRRDEVSVSLDYTHCGLGTGSCGPPTLEQYRVDPEEAHEFEVELRPYVAD is encoded by the coding sequence ATGGACGACTGGACCGACCCCGAGACGATCGGCCGGAACCGGCTCGAACCGCACACGGACGTCCTCCCGTATCCCGACCGACAGGGCGCAGTCGCCAGCGACCGGGCCGCGTCGCCGTGGATCACGTCGCTGAACGGCCAGTGGCGGTTCGACCTGGTGCCGACGCCCTCGGACGCGCCCGAGGGGTTCGCCGACCCGGCGTTCGACATCGGCGACTGGGACGACATCGAGGTGCCGCTGAACTGGCAGGCGGCCGGGTACGGCGACCCCCACTACACGAACGTCGTCTACCCGTTCCCGGTGGATCCGCCGAACGTGCCGACCGAGAACCCGACGGCCTCCTACCGGCGGACGTTCCATGTCGACGAGGACTGGACGGATCGGCAGGTCCGCCTCCACTTCGAGGGCGTCGACTCGGCGTTTCATCTCTGGGTGAACGGGGAGCGCGTGGGATACAGCGAGGGCGCCCGCCTCCCGTCGGAGTTCGACGTCAGCGAGCACGTCGAACCCGGCGAGAACACGGTCGCCGTGCGCGTCTACAAGTGGTCCAACGGGAGCTACCTCGAGGACCAGGACATGTGGTGGCTCAGCGGGATCTTCCGGGACACCTACGCTTACGCGGTCCCGGAGACCCACGTCGCGGACGTCGACGTCCGCACCGACCTCGACGACGAGTACGCAGACGGTCACCTCCGGGCGGACGTCGACCTCGCCAACGCGGGCGACGCCGCGGAGACGGCGACCCTGGACGCCGAACTCCGGGACCCGGACGGTGCGACCGTTGCCGAGTTCGAGGCGACGGCCGGGGTCGACGTCGGCGAGACGACGACGGTCACCCTCGAGACGGACGTCGAGGCACCGGACCTGTGGACCGCCGAGACGCCGGACTGCTACGACCTGGTCGTCTCCCTGCGGGACGAGGGCGGCGAGGTCACCGAGACCGTCGCAGAGACGGTCGGCTTCCGCGAGGTCGCCATCGAGGACGGGCAGTTCCTCGTCAACGGCGAGGCCGTAACGATCCGCGGCGTGAACCGCCACGACTTCCACCCCGACCGGGGGCGCAACGTCCCCGTCGAGACGATGCGGGAAGACGTCGAGCTGATGAAGCGGCACAACGTCAACGCCGTCCGGACCGCCCACTACCCTAACGACTCCCGCTTCTACGACCTCTGTGACGAGTACGGGCTCTACGTCGTCGACGAGACCGACCTCGAGTGTCACGGGATGGAGTTGGCACCCGATACGCCCCACCTCAGCGACGCGCCGGAGTGGGAGGCCACCTACGTCGACCGGATGGTCCGGATGCTCGAGCGCGACAAGAACCACCCGAGCGTCGTGATCTGGTCGCTGGGCAACGAGTCGGACTTCGGGTCGAACCACGTCGCGATGGCCGAGGAGACCCGCGAGCGGGACCCGACCCGGCCGATCCACTACGAGCCCGACGAGGAGCAGGAGGTGTCGGACGTCGTCGGACCGATGTACCCGCCCTGGGACCAGCTCGAGGCGTGGGCCGCCGAGGACGAGTACGAGCACCCCGTCATCCTCTGCGAGTACGCCCACGCCATGGGCAACGGGCCCGGCAACCTCGCCGAGTACTGGGACCTGTTCTACGAGCACGACCGCCTGCAGGGCGGGTTCGTCTGGGACTGGCTCGATCAGGGCCTCCGACAGACGACCGATGACGGCGAGGAGTGGTTCGCCTACGGCGGGGACTTCGGCGACGAGCCCAACGACGCGAACTTCAACATCAACGGCCTCGTGCTGCCCGACCGCACGCCCTCGCCGGGTCTGGTCGAGTACAGGAAAGTCATCGAGCCAGTCGCTCTATCGGCGGGCGACCCCGGGCGGGCCGAGGTGGCCGTCGAGAACCGCTACGACTTCCGCTCGCTCGACCACCTCCGGGCCGACTGGCGCGTCGAGGCCGACGGTCGGGTCGTCGAGAGCGGGACGCTCGACCTGCCGGCGGTCGCGCCCGGCGAGAGCGCGGTCGTCGAGGCCCCCGTCGACCCAGACGAACTCGACGGCGACGCCGAGTACGTGCTGACGGTCGAGACGTCGCTCGCGGGCGAGACCCGGTGGGCGCCGGCCGGACACACCGTCGCGACCGGGCAGTTCGAACTTCCGACCGGCGGCGAGCCTGCGGTACCGTCGGCGGAGTCTGCGCCCCTCTCCTGCGAGGCGACAGAAGAGGGGATCGTCGTCTCGAACGCCCACTTCGAGCTGGTCTTCGACGACACGTACGGCGTCGTCGACTCCTTCACCTACCGCGGCCGCGACCTGCTCACCGACGGTCCCGAGATAGGCCTCTGGCGCGCGCCGACGGACAACGACAGGGGCCTCCCGCTGTCGCGAACCTTCCTCTCGGCGATGACCGAGGCCGCCCTCGGTGACGGTCGCGTCGATCCGATGGACGTCCGCACCGTCGGCTTCTCGCAGCTCTGGCGCGAGCACGAACTCGACGACCTCCGGTTCCGCGCTGACGCCGTCGACTACGATGTCAGCGGCGAGGAGCGCGTGGAAATCACGGTCGAGGGCCGCCTCGCGCCGCCCATCTTCGATCACGGCTTCCGAGCGGAACAGGTGTACACTGTCCGCGACACCGGCGCCGTCGCGGTCGAGACGCGGATCGAGCCCGAGGGCGACCTCTCCGTCCTCCCGTCGCTGCCGCGCGTCGGCCTCGACTTGACGCTGCCGGACGACTTCGACCGGGTCACCTGGTACGGGCGCGGCCCCGGCGAGTCCTACGTCGACAGCAAGCAGTCCTCGCTCGTCGGCCGGTACGAGCGCGACGTGTCGGACCTGCACACGCCCTACGTCAGGCCGCAGGCGAACGGCAACCGGACGGACGTCCGCTGGGTGGCGTTCACCGACCAGCGCGGCGTCGGCCTGTACGTGACCGGCGACTCGCTGCTCGACGTCACCGCCCACCGCTACGCCACCGACGACCTGGAGGCCGCCGACCACGTCCACGAGGTCCCGCGGCGGGACGAGGTCTCGGTGTCGCTGGACTACACCCACTGCGGTCTCGGCACCGGTAGCTGCGGCCCGCCGACGCTGGAGCAGTACCGGGTCGACCCCGAGGAGGCCCACGAGTTCGAGGTCGAACTCCGGCCGTACGTCGCGGACTGA
- a CDS encoding alpha-glucosidase/alpha-galactosidase produces MPDVAFIGAGSIVFARNLMGDILSYPELQGSTLTLMDIDEERLNRTATAGREMIEHNDVEATIETTTDRREALEGADYVLNMIHVGGTEPFENEIRIPQEYGVNQAVGDTLGPGGVFRFLRTAPVMLDLARDMEELCPDALLLNYTNPMAMLCWAVDEATDVDVIGLCHSVQHTAEAIADYAGVPEDELEYWVAGINHMAWFLEAEHDGESIYPDLHEAANDPETYRRDNVRFDVLDHFGYFVTESSNHMSEYVPYFRTDEETIEEYTVEEEFDEYFVDWMGTGDYFEHWCDYQQEAREMSTDEIDPEIERSEEYGSRIIHSMETGERRRMNVNVRNDTSAVANLGEDACVEVPCLVDDRGVRPCSVGELPPQLAALDRSNIAVQRLAVTAALERDQEALRQAIKLDPLTAASCTLDEIDDMVDDLLAANADYLPDELVESDRVAARTS; encoded by the coding sequence ATGCCCGACGTGGCGTTCATCGGAGCCGGTAGTATCGTGTTCGCACGGAACCTCATGGGTGACATCCTCTCCTATCCCGAACTGCAGGGGAGCACGCTCACCCTGATGGACATCGACGAGGAACGGCTGAATCGGACTGCGACGGCCGGTCGGGAGATGATAGAGCACAACGACGTCGAGGCGACCATCGAAACGACGACCGATCGCCGCGAGGCTCTGGAGGGGGCCGACTACGTGCTCAACATGATTCACGTCGGCGGGACGGAGCCCTTCGAGAACGAGATCAGGATCCCGCAGGAGTACGGAGTCAACCAGGCCGTCGGCGATACGCTCGGGCCTGGCGGAGTGTTCCGCTTCCTCCGGACCGCTCCCGTGATGCTGGATCTCGCTCGCGACATGGAGGAGCTGTGTCCCGACGCGCTCCTGCTGAACTACACGAATCCGATGGCGATGCTGTGCTGGGCCGTCGACGAAGCGACTGACGTCGACGTGATCGGACTCTGTCACAGCGTCCAGCACACCGCCGAAGCCATCGCAGACTACGCGGGCGTGCCCGAGGACGAACTGGAGTACTGGGTCGCCGGCATCAATCACATGGCGTGGTTCCTCGAAGCGGAGCACGACGGCGAGAGCATCTATCCAGACCTCCACGAGGCTGCGAACGATCCGGAGACCTACAGACGCGATAACGTCCGGTTCGACGTCCTCGATCACTTCGGGTACTTCGTCACCGAGTCGAGCAACCACATGTCGGAGTACGTGCCGTACTTCCGGACCGACGAGGAGACCATCGAAGAGTACACGGTCGAGGAGGAGTTCGACGAGTACTTCGTCGACTGGATGGGGACGGGCGACTACTTCGAGCACTGGTGTGACTACCAGCAGGAGGCCCGCGAGATGTCGACCGACGAAATCGACCCCGAAATAGAGCGCTCCGAGGAGTACGGCTCGCGGATCATCCACTCGATGGAGACGGGCGAACGCCGCCGGATGAACGTCAACGTCCGCAACGACACGAGCGCGGTCGCGAACCTCGGCGAAGACGCCTGCGTTGAGGTACCCTGCCTCGTCGACGACCGGGGTGTTCGTCCCTGTTCCGTCGGCGAACTGCCGCCCCAGCTAGCTGCACTCGACAGATCGAATATCGCCGTTCAGCGGCTCGCAGTGACGGCGGCCCTGGAACGCGATCAGGAGGCACTTCGGCAGGCGATCAAACTCGACCCGCTCACCGCAGCGTCGTGCACGCTCGACGAGATCGACGACATGGTCGACGACCTGCTCGCGGCGAACGCCGACTACCTCCCGGACGAACTGGTCGAGTCAGATCGAGTCGCCGCCCGGACGTCGTAG
- a CDS encoding ABC transporter ATP-binding protein produces the protein MGELDIRSLTKVFQDDSGEIVAVDDLDAEIDDGEFIVLVGPSGCGKSTTLRCIAGLENPTSGELVLDGEDVTDKKPKARDMAMVFQNYALYPHMTARENMAFGLKMTTDLSKEEINERVTDAAEMMGIEELLESKPDELSGGQQQRVALGRAIVREPEVFLMDEPLSNLDAKLRTAMRTELQEIQQEFDVTTIYVTHDQTEAMTMGDRIAVLNDGQLQQIGTPLECYHEPANQFVAGFIGSPSMNFFDVELDTSDGVPALVHDGFRYELDEDVYADIEGEGDRFTLGIRPEDIETVPEDTPNAISVPVEVTEPLGDVTYTYLDIAGEQYTATLEGDIVIDPGYEINVGFPQDRIHIFDGRTGQALRNREPPEEVDMESLAALSDGQGVGVSAE, from the coding sequence ATGGGCGAGTTAGACATTCGTTCCCTCACCAAGGTGTTTCAGGACGACAGTGGCGAGATCGTAGCCGTCGACGACCTCGACGCCGAAATCGATGACGGGGAGTTCATCGTCCTCGTCGGCCCGTCCGGCTGCGGGAAATCGACGACGCTCCGCTGCATCGCCGGCCTCGAGAATCCGACGAGCGGCGAGCTCGTCCTCGATGGAGAGGACGTGACTGACAAGAAGCCCAAGGCGCGGGACATGGCGATGGTGTTCCAGAACTACGCGCTGTACCCCCACATGACGGCCCGCGAGAACATGGCCTTCGGGCTGAAGATGACGACCGACCTCTCGAAGGAGGAGATCAACGAGCGCGTCACGGACGCCGCCGAAATGATGGGCATCGAGGAACTGCTCGAGAGCAAGCCTGACGAGCTCTCCGGCGGGCAGCAACAGCGCGTCGCGCTCGGACGGGCCATCGTCCGTGAACCGGAGGTCTTCCTGATGGACGAGCCGCTGTCGAACCTGGACGCGAAGCTCCGGACGGCCATGCGGACGGAACTGCAGGAGATCCAGCAGGAATTCGACGTGACGACCATCTACGTCACCCACGACCAGACCGAGGCGATGACGATGGGTGATCGGATCGCCGTCCTGAACGACGGTCAGCTCCAGCAGATCGGGACGCCCCTGGAGTGCTACCACGAGCCGGCCAACCAGTTCGTCGCCGGCTTCATCGGTTCGCCCTCGATGAACTTCTTCGACGTCGAACTAGACACCTCGGACGGGGTCCCTGCCCTCGTCCACGACGGGTTCAGGTACGAACTCGATGAGGACGTCTACGCCGACATCGAAGGGGAGGGCGACCGGTTCACGCTCGGTATTCGCCCGGAGGACATCGAGACCGTTCCGGAGGACACGCCCAACGCCATCTCGGTGCCGGTCGAGGTAACTGAGCCCCTCGGCGACGTCACGTACACGTACCTCGACATCGCGGGCGAACAGTACACGGCGACCCTCGAGGGCGACATCGTCATCGACCCCGGCTACGAGATCAACGTGGGGTTCCCGCAGGACCGGATCCACATCTTCGACGGCCGGACGGGCCAGGCACTGCGCAACCGCGAGCCGCCGGAAGAGGTCGACATGGAGTCGCTAGCTGCTCTCTCCGACGGCCAGGGCGTCGGAGTCAGTGCCGAGTAG